Proteins encoded by one window of Epinephelus moara isolate mb chromosome 18, YSFRI_EMoa_1.0, whole genome shotgun sequence:
- the srl gene encoding sarcalumenin isoform X2 yields MKGTVLICCFLSLLLLQATAEEEGEDFISVLRDRSHIDETLRLATEEKAGDYAAALQRLRKIYHTSIKPMEQAYKYNELRQHEISDGEITSKPMVLFLGPWSVGKSSMINYLLGMHDSPYQLYTGAEPTTSEFTVIMHGEKIRSVEGIVMAADSSRSFSPLEKFGQNFLEKLIGIEMPHKMLERVTFVDTPGIIENRKQQERGYPFNDVCQWFIDRADLIFVVFDPTKLDVGLELEMLFRQLKGRESQIRIILNKADSLATQDLMRVYGALFWSLAPLINVTEPPRVYVSSFWPYEYAADTSRDLFKREEISLLEDLNQVIENRMENKIAFIRQHGIRVRIHGLLVDRYVQTFKEKMSFFSDPELVFQEIVDDPDKFYIFKSILAKTNVSKFDLPNRDAYRDFFGINPVTNFKPLTAQCSYIGGCLLEKIEKAITNELPALLSSINSGKQPGLSSCEATGCGEKPKNRYRKN; encoded by the exons ATGAAGGGTACAGTCTTGATCTGCTGTTTCCTCTCCCTGCTGCTTTTGCAGGCCACAGCAG aagaagaaggagaagattTCATCTCCGTCCTCAGGGACAGATCTCACATCGACGAGACGCTGCGGCTTGCAACTGAAGAAAAAGCAGGAGACTATGCAG CTGCTCTACAGAGGTTGCGGAAGATCTACCACACATCCATCAAGCCGATGGAGCAGGCCTACAAATATAACGAGCTGAGGCAGCATGAGATCTCAG ATGGAGAGATCACCTCCAAGCCCATGGTGCTGTTCCTGGGACCCTGGAGCGTAGGAAAGTCCTCCATGATCAATTACCTCCTGGGCATGCACGACAGCCCCTATCAGCTCTACACAG GAGCTGAGCCTACTACCTCTGAGTTCACTGTAATTATGCACGGGGAGAAGATCCGCTCTGTTGAGGGTATTGTTATGGCTGCTGATAGCTCTCGGTCCTTCTCTCCGTTGGAGAAGTTTGGCCAAAACTTCCTGGAAAAACTGATCGGTATTGAGATGCCCCACAAGATGCTGGAGCGTGTGACTTTTGTGGACACGCCAGGAATCATTGAGAACCGGAAGCAGCAGGAGAGAG GCTATCCCTTCAATGATGTTTGCCAGTGGTTCATTGACCGCGCTGACCTGATCTTCGTGGTGTTTGACCCCACCAAGCTGGACGTTGGCCTGGAGCTGGAGATGCTCTTCCGGCAGTTGAAGGGTCGTGAATCCCAGATCCGCATCATCCTGAACAAGGCTGACAGCCTGGCCACCCAGGACTTAATGAGAGTCTACGGAGCGCTCTTTTGGAGTTTAGCTCCTCTCATCAACGTGACTGAACCCCCCCGCGTCTATGTCAGCTCCTTCTGGCCATATGAATATGCAGCTGACACTAGCCGTGACCTCTTCAAGCGAGAGGAGATCTCTCTCCTGGAAGATCTGAACCAGGTGATTGAAAACCGCATGGAGAACAAAATCGCCTTCATCCGCCAGCATGGCATCCGCGTGCGCATCCACGGCCTGCTCGTAGACCGCTACGTCCAGACCTTTAAAGAGAAGATGAGCTTCTTCAGTGACCCTGAACTAGTCTTCCAGGAGATTGTGGACGACCCAGACAAGTTCTACATTTTCAAATCCATCCTAGCCAAGACCAACGTCAGCAAGTTTGACCTGCCCAACCGCGATGCTTACCGTGACTTCTTTGGCATCAACCCTGTCACCAACTTCAAGCCCCTGACGGCTCAGTGCTCCTACATAGGAGGCTGTCTGCTGGAAAAGATCGAGAAGGCGATCACCAATGAGCTGCCCGCCCTTCTGAGCAGCATTAACTCTGGCAAGCAGCCCGGCCTGTCCTCCTGCGAGGCTACCGGCTGTGGGGAGAAGCCAAAGAATCGCTACCGGAAGaactga
- the tfap4 gene encoding transcription factor AP-4 isoform X1, with product MEYFMVPAQKVPSLQHFRKTEKEVIGGLCSLANIPLTPETARDQERRIRREIANSNERRRMQSINAGFQSLKTLIPHSDGEKLSKAAILQQTAEYIFTLEQEKTRLLQQNSQLKRIIQELSGSSPKRRRAEEKDEGIGSPDILEEEKTEDLRREMIELRQQLEKERSVRMMLEDQMRSLDAQLYPEKLKAIAQQVQEHQTQTQSLVHLQQHKQLERDLTPAHSPQVLAPATPPAPTHHATVIVPAPAQPPQPHHVTVVTMGPTSVINTVSTSRQNLDTIVQAIQHIEGTQGKGCAGEEEQRRAVIVTSGRVLSDAAGSDTASNSDGPDDCSLP from the exons TCTGGCCAACATTCCTCTGACCCCAGAAACAGCCCGGGACCAAGAGAGGCGAATTCGCAGAGAGATTGCCAACAGCAACGAGCGTCGGCGTATGCAGAGCATCAATGCTGGATTCCAGTCACTTAAAACACTCATCCCACACAGCGATGGAGAGAAGCTCAGTAAG GCTGCCATCCTGCAACAGACGGCGGAGTACATTTTCACTTTGGAGCAGGAGAAGACGCGGCTTTTGCAGCAGAACAGTCAGCTCAAACGAATCATACAA GAGCTAAGTGGTTCCTCCCCCAAGAGGAGGCGTGCGGAGGAGAAAGATGAAGGGATCGGATCACCAGACAtcctggaggaggagaagactgAAGACTTGAGGAGGGAGATGATTGAGTTAAGGCAGCAGCTGGAAAAAGAGCGCTCGGTCAGGATGATGCTGGAAGATCAG ATGCGTTCCCTGGATGCTCAGTTGTACCCAGAGAAACTGAAGGCGATCGCCCAGCAGGTCCAGGAGCACCAGACCCAAACACAGAGCCTTGTCcatctgcagcagcacaaacagctgGAGAGGGATCTCACTCCAGCACACAGCCCACAG GTGTTGGCCCCAGCTACCCCCCCTGCACCTACACACCATGCCACAGTCATCGTCCCCGCACCTGCCCAGCCTCCCCAGCCCCATCACGTCACCGTGGTAACCATGGGACCGACATCAGTTATCAACACAGTGTCCACATCTCGACAGAACCTGGACACCATCGTTCAA gcaATCCAGCACATTGAGGGCACCCAGGGGAAGGGCTGTGCCGGCGAGGAGGAGCAGCGGAGGGCAGTCATCGTCACTTCGGGCCGCGTCCTCTCCGACGCGGCGGGCTCAGACACGGCCTCAAACAGCGATGGGCCCGACGATTGCTCACTGCCCTGA
- the srl gene encoding sarcalumenin isoform X1 — MKGTVLICCFLSLLLLQATAEEEGEDFISVLRDRSHIDETLRLATEEKAGDYAAALQRLRKIYHTSIKPMEQAYKYNELRQHEISAYPGRTLGDSATDGEITSKPMVLFLGPWSVGKSSMINYLLGMHDSPYQLYTGAEPTTSEFTVIMHGEKIRSVEGIVMAADSSRSFSPLEKFGQNFLEKLIGIEMPHKMLERVTFVDTPGIIENRKQQERGYPFNDVCQWFIDRADLIFVVFDPTKLDVGLELEMLFRQLKGRESQIRIILNKADSLATQDLMRVYGALFWSLAPLINVTEPPRVYVSSFWPYEYAADTSRDLFKREEISLLEDLNQVIENRMENKIAFIRQHGIRVRIHGLLVDRYVQTFKEKMSFFSDPELVFQEIVDDPDKFYIFKSILAKTNVSKFDLPNRDAYRDFFGINPVTNFKPLTAQCSYIGGCLLEKIEKAITNELPALLSSINSGKQPGLSSCEATGCGEKPKNRYRKN, encoded by the exons ATGAAGGGTACAGTCTTGATCTGCTGTTTCCTCTCCCTGCTGCTTTTGCAGGCCACAGCAG aagaagaaggagaagattTCATCTCCGTCCTCAGGGACAGATCTCACATCGACGAGACGCTGCGGCTTGCAACTGAAGAAAAAGCAGGAGACTATGCAG CTGCTCTACAGAGGTTGCGGAAGATCTACCACACATCCATCAAGCCGATGGAGCAGGCCTACAAATATAACGAGCTGAGGCAGCATGAGATCTCAG CCTACCCCGGACGAACCCTGGGGGACTCAGCCACAG ATGGAGAGATCACCTCCAAGCCCATGGTGCTGTTCCTGGGACCCTGGAGCGTAGGAAAGTCCTCCATGATCAATTACCTCCTGGGCATGCACGACAGCCCCTATCAGCTCTACACAG GAGCTGAGCCTACTACCTCTGAGTTCACTGTAATTATGCACGGGGAGAAGATCCGCTCTGTTGAGGGTATTGTTATGGCTGCTGATAGCTCTCGGTCCTTCTCTCCGTTGGAGAAGTTTGGCCAAAACTTCCTGGAAAAACTGATCGGTATTGAGATGCCCCACAAGATGCTGGAGCGTGTGACTTTTGTGGACACGCCAGGAATCATTGAGAACCGGAAGCAGCAGGAGAGAG GCTATCCCTTCAATGATGTTTGCCAGTGGTTCATTGACCGCGCTGACCTGATCTTCGTGGTGTTTGACCCCACCAAGCTGGACGTTGGCCTGGAGCTGGAGATGCTCTTCCGGCAGTTGAAGGGTCGTGAATCCCAGATCCGCATCATCCTGAACAAGGCTGACAGCCTGGCCACCCAGGACTTAATGAGAGTCTACGGAGCGCTCTTTTGGAGTTTAGCTCCTCTCATCAACGTGACTGAACCCCCCCGCGTCTATGTCAGCTCCTTCTGGCCATATGAATATGCAGCTGACACTAGCCGTGACCTCTTCAAGCGAGAGGAGATCTCTCTCCTGGAAGATCTGAACCAGGTGATTGAAAACCGCATGGAGAACAAAATCGCCTTCATCCGCCAGCATGGCATCCGCGTGCGCATCCACGGCCTGCTCGTAGACCGCTACGTCCAGACCTTTAAAGAGAAGATGAGCTTCTTCAGTGACCCTGAACTAGTCTTCCAGGAGATTGTGGACGACCCAGACAAGTTCTACATTTTCAAATCCATCCTAGCCAAGACCAACGTCAGCAAGTTTGACCTGCCCAACCGCGATGCTTACCGTGACTTCTTTGGCATCAACCCTGTCACCAACTTCAAGCCCCTGACGGCTCAGTGCTCCTACATAGGAGGCTGTCTGCTGGAAAAGATCGAGAAGGCGATCACCAATGAGCTGCCCGCCCTTCTGAGCAGCATTAACTCTGGCAAGCAGCCCGGCCTGTCCTCCTGCGAGGCTACCGGCTGTGGGGAGAAGCCAAAGAATCGCTACCGGAAGaactga
- the tfap4 gene encoding transcription factor AP-4 isoform X2, translating into MEYFMVPAQKVPSLQHFRKTEKEVIGGLCSLANIPLTPETARDQERRIRREIANSNERRRMQSINAGFQSLKTLIPHSDGEKLSKAAILQQTAEYIFTLEQEKTRLLQQNSQLKRIIQELSGSSPKRRRAEEKDEGIGSPDILEEEKTEDLRREMIELRQQLEKERSVRMMLEDQLYPEKLKAIAQQVQEHQTQTQSLVHLQQHKQLERDLTPAHSPQVLAPATPPAPTHHATVIVPAPAQPPQPHHVTVVTMGPTSVINTVSTSRQNLDTIVQAIQHIEGTQGKGCAGEEEQRRAVIVTSGRVLSDAAGSDTASNSDGPDDCSLP; encoded by the exons TCTGGCCAACATTCCTCTGACCCCAGAAACAGCCCGGGACCAAGAGAGGCGAATTCGCAGAGAGATTGCCAACAGCAACGAGCGTCGGCGTATGCAGAGCATCAATGCTGGATTCCAGTCACTTAAAACACTCATCCCACACAGCGATGGAGAGAAGCTCAGTAAG GCTGCCATCCTGCAACAGACGGCGGAGTACATTTTCACTTTGGAGCAGGAGAAGACGCGGCTTTTGCAGCAGAACAGTCAGCTCAAACGAATCATACAA GAGCTAAGTGGTTCCTCCCCCAAGAGGAGGCGTGCGGAGGAGAAAGATGAAGGGATCGGATCACCAGACAtcctggaggaggagaagactgAAGACTTGAGGAGGGAGATGATTGAGTTAAGGCAGCAGCTGGAAAAAGAGCGCTCGGTCAGGATGATGCTGGAAGATCAG TTGTACCCAGAGAAACTGAAGGCGATCGCCCAGCAGGTCCAGGAGCACCAGACCCAAACACAGAGCCTTGTCcatctgcagcagcacaaacagctgGAGAGGGATCTCACTCCAGCACACAGCCCACAG GTGTTGGCCCCAGCTACCCCCCCTGCACCTACACACCATGCCACAGTCATCGTCCCCGCACCTGCCCAGCCTCCCCAGCCCCATCACGTCACCGTGGTAACCATGGGACCGACATCAGTTATCAACACAGTGTCCACATCTCGACAGAACCTGGACACCATCGTTCAA gcaATCCAGCACATTGAGGGCACCCAGGGGAAGGGCTGTGCCGGCGAGGAGGAGCAGCGGAGGGCAGTCATCGTCACTTCGGGCCGCGTCCTCTCCGACGCGGCGGGCTCAGACACGGCCTCAAACAGCGATGGGCCCGACGATTGCTCACTGCCCTGA